A single genomic interval of Syngnathoides biaculeatus isolate LvHL_M chromosome 1, ASM1980259v1, whole genome shotgun sequence harbors:
- the LOC133498209 gene encoding ras/Rap GTPase-activating protein SynGAP-like isoform X2, whose translation MDASSKSWLPHQGQFGLGGQVEVCCAGPGVLTPNQSRRASFASVRQSSMETPPNTTPQSFRQPSFLNRRLKGSIKRAKSQPKLDRTSSFRQMILPRFRSADQERTRLMQSFKESHSHESLLSPSSAAEALDLVLDEDAVIKPVHSSILGQEYCFEVTTNSGTKCFACRSASERDKWIENLQRAVKPNKDNSRRVDNVLKLWIIEARDLPTKKRYYCELCLDDMLYARTTSKPRTDTVFWGEHFEFNNLPTIRSLRLHLYKETDKKRRKEKSTYLGLVSIPISSITGRQFVEQWYPVIQSSVLAKSGGVGSGKVINASLRVKSRYQTMNILPMELYKEFAEYITNNYPTLCAVLEPLLSVKSKEEVAFALVHILQSTGKTKEFLSDMAMCEVDRFMEREHMIFRENTLATKAVEEYLKLIGHRYLKEGIGDFIRALYESEENCEVDPMRVPPSVLADHQANLRMCCELLLCKIINSLCIFPRELKEVFASWRARCAERGREDLADSLISSSLFLRFMCPAIMSPSLFNLTQEYPAERTSRTLTLIAKVIQNLASFSKFGPKEEYMYFMNEFLEMEWGSMQQFLYEISNMDAGGNAGGFEGYIDLGRELSMLHSLLWEVMGQLSKDAILKLGPLPRLLNDISVALRNPQLHPTTNHHPERPKDRLFSRPTFNRLMSSDFQSLMMRDLNSSIDISRLPSPPTGVSAVESLSSNLNMRRQAERDLRSSREVFYVTRPPLARSSPAYCTSSSDITEPDPKVHSVNKSVSMMDLQDSRMNSISNLNSVGDMLTSSQASIAGLGHSFGNLGGPLRMGGHLPSGLAGSGLRLSQMGHIGGPTESISQQQQQAAAAMHYPLSFQNPLFHLAAQNSPAQPPPPPLLLAPEPENGHHDYAPAFGNNAFSRSEDLSALRSQNSLVQPSIVHSHSYSDDFSRQNQNNDFVWHQLSLQVQESLQQQHMMGVASQTATGTGTPASLATPPTTVHPVRQSSIAPQLLKSQRSVNTPATATPPKARPQSRNLLLESTDANFVQAKQRQTQPPPQQQPQPTQTQQQEAVTDSPAPGLPFQTGATKENQNPSSVAAPAEDSTDTPTKSGKKAQQLQPPQQHLLKPLGNKQGSQSNLNERTVAWVSNMPHLSADIESLRPDREGQLKEYSKSMDESRLERVREYEEEIHSLKERLKMSHRKLEEYEQRLVSQEQQTNKILQQYQCRLEDSERRLKQQQVEKDSQIKGIINSLSARGMGASRDPDCHCESDQDP comes from the exons ATGGACGCGTCGTCAAAGTCGTGGCTGCCGCATCAGGGTCAGTTTGGGTTGGGTGGTCAAGTGGAAGTGTGCTGCGCCGGACCCGGCGTTTTAACCCCAA ATCAATCACGCAGGGCAAGTTTTGCCTCTGTGCGACAGTCAAGCATGGAGACACCTCCCAACACCACCCCGCAGTCCTTCAGGCAGCCG AGTTTCCTTAATAGAAGGCTGAAGGGCTCCATCAAGAGGGCCAAAAGCCAGCCCAAGCTGGACCGGACCAGTAGCTTCCGACAAATGATCCTGCCTCGGTTTCGGAGCGCCGATCAAGAGAG GACGCGCTTGATGCAGAGTTTCAAAGAATCCCACTCCCACGAGTCACTACTTTCTCCCAGCAGCGCTGCCGAGGCTTTGGACTTGGTGCTGGATGAAGATGCCGTCATAAAACCGGTCCACTCCAGCATTTTAGGACAAGAGTATTGCTTTGAG GTGACCACAAATTCAGGGACAAAATGCTTTGCCTGCCGTTCCGCTTCAGAGAGAGACAAGTGGATTGAAAACCTGCAAAGAGCTGTCAAACCCAACAAG GACAACAGCAGGCGTGTGGACAACGTGCTAAAGTTGTGGATCATTGAAGCCCGGGACCTGCCGACGAAGAAACGCTACTACTGTGAGCTGTGTCTCGACGACATGCTGTATGCCCGCACCACCAGCAAACCTCGTACAGACACTGTCTTCTGGGGCGAGCATTTTGAGTTCAACAACCTGCCCACCATTCGTAGCCTTCGCTTGCACCTCTACAAGGAGACGGACAAAAAGAGACGCAAG GAGAAAAGCACATACCTCGGCCTTGTCAGCATCCCTATCTCCAGCATCACGGGCCGGCAGTTTGTGGAGCAATGGTACCCCGTCATCCAGTCCAGCGTTTTGGCCAAAAGCGGTGGCGTCGGGAGCGGCAAAGTCATCAACGCCTCACTTCGCGTCAAATCCCGCTACCAGACCATGAACATCCTCCCCATGGAGCTGTACAAGGAGTTCGCCGAGTACATCACCAACAACTACCCAACACTGTGCGCAGTTCTGGAGCCGCTGTTGAGCGTAAAGAGCAAAGAGGAAGTGGCGTTCGCCCTGGTGCATATCCTCCAAAGCACTGGAAAAACTAAG GAATTCCTGTCTGACATGGCGATGTGTGAAGTGGATCGATTCATGGAGCGTGAGCACATGATCTTCCGGGAGAACACACTCGCAACGAAGGCTGTGGAGGAGTACCTCAAGCTGATTGGTCACCGATACCTCAAGGAGGGAATCG GTGACTTTATCCGAGCCTTATATGAATCCGAGGAGAATTGTGAAGTGGACCCCATGCGAGTCCCGCCCTCGGTGCTGGCTGACCACCAAGCCAACCTTCGGATGTGCTGCGAGCTTTTACTTTGCAAGATCATCAACTCCCTCTG CATATTCCCCCGCGAGCTTAAGGAGGTCTTTGCCTCGTGGCGGGCCAGGTGCGCCGAGCGCGGCAGGGAGGACCTGGCTGATAGTCTCATCAGCTCCTCGCTGTTCCTCCGCTTCATGTGCCCGGCCATCATGTCGCCCTCGCTCTTCAATCTGACGCAGGAGTATCCGGCGGAGCGCACCTCGCGGACCCTCACGCTCATCGCCAAGGTCATACAGAACCTGGCCAGCTTCAGCAA GTTTGGGCCCAAGGAGGAATACATGTATTTCATGAACGAGTTCCTGGAGATGGAGTGGGGCTCCATGCAGCAGTTCCTCTATGAAATCTCCAACATGGACGCCGGAGGGAACGCCGGAGGCTTCGAGGGCTACATCGACCTTGGCAGGGAGCTGTCCATGTTGCACAGCCTGCTGTGGGAGGTCATGGGCCAACTCAGCAAG GACGCCATTCTCAAACTGGGCCCATTGCCTCGGCTGCTGAATGACATCAGCGTGGCCCTGCGGAACCCGCAGTTGCACCCCACCACCAATCACCACCCCGAACGGCCCAAGGACAGGCTCTTTTCTCGGCCCACATTTAATCGTCTGATGTCCTCCGACTTCCAGAGCCTGATGATGCGTGACTTAAACAG TTCCATAGACATCTCCCGCCTGCCTTCGCCTCCCACCGGCGTGTCGGCCGTCGAGTCCCTCTCCTCAAACCTAAACATGAGGCGTCAAGCCGAAAGAGACCTGCGCTCGTCCCGGGAGGTGTTCTATGTCACCCGGCCACCGCTGGCCCGCTCCAGCCCGGCTTACTGCACCAGTAGCTCGGACATCACAGAACCAGACCCCAAG GTTCACAGCGTGAATAAAAGCGTGTCCATGATGGACCTCCAAGATTCACGCATGAACAGCATCTCCAACCTGAACTCTGTAGGGGACATGCTCACCTCCTCCCAGGCCTCCATCGCTGGCCTGGGCCACAGTTTCGGAAACCTAGGCGGCCCCCTCCGCATGGGCGGCCACTTGCCCAGCGGCTTGGCGGGCTCCGGCTTGAGACTGAGTCAAATGGGCCACATCGGCGGCCCCACCGAGTCCATctcgcagcagcagcagcaggcagcGGCAGCCATGCACTACCCGCTGTCTTTCCAAAACCCTCTTTTCCATCTCGCGGCGCAGAACTCGCCGGCccagcctccgccgccgcccctCCTGCTCGCCCCGGAGCCAGAGAACGGCCATCACGACTACGCGCCGGCGTTCGGCAATAACGCGTTCTCCCGCAGCGAGGACCTATCGGCACTCCGGTCGCAGAACAGCTTGGTGCAGCCCAGCATCGTCCACTCGCACAGCTACAGCGACGATTTCAGCCGGCAAAATCAGAACAATGACTTTGTCTGGCACCAGCTTTCACTGCAAGTGCAG GAGTCCCTCCAGCAACAGCACATGATGGGCGTCGCTTCTCAGACGGCCACTGGAACCGGGACACCCGCCTCCTTGGCCACACCGCCTACAACCGTACACCCGGTGCGCCAGTCATCCATCGCCCCCCAGCTCCTCAAGTCCCAGCGCTCTGTCAACACCCCGGCCACGGCCACCCCGCCCAAGGCCCGACCCCAGAGTAGGAATCTCCTCCTGGAGTCTACCGACGCAAACTTTGTTCAGGCCAAACAGCGGCAAACTCAGCCGCCGCCACAACAACAACCGCAGCCAACGCAAACGCAGCAGCAGGAAGCTGTAACGGACAGCCCGGctccagggctaccattccagACGGGCGCCACCAAGGAGAACCAAAACCCATCCTCCGTCGCTGCCCCCGCTGAAGACTCGACAGACACTCCAACCAAAAGCGGCAAAAAAGCGCAACAGTTGCAGCCCCCCCAGCAACATCTGCTCAAGCCGCTCGGCAACAAGCAG GGTTCTCAGTCTAACTTGAATGAGCGCACCGTGGCCTGGGTCTCCAACATGCCACATCTCTCCGCTGACATCGAGAGTCTGCGGCCTGACCGGGAGGGCCAGTTGAAAGAGTACTCCAAGAGCATGGACGAATCCCGTCTGGAGAGG GTGAGGGAGTACGAGGAGGAGATCCACTCACTAAAGGAGCGCCTGAAGATGTCTCATCGCAAGCTGGAGGAGTACGAGCAGAGGCTGGTGTCACAGGAGCAGCAGACCAACAAGATCCTCCAGCAGTACCAGTGCCGCCTGGAGGACAGCGAGCGGCGTCTGAAGCAGCAACAAGTCGAGAAAGACTCACAAATCAAAGGCATCATCAACAG TCTATCAGCCAGGGGTATGGGGGCCTCCCGGGATCCTGACTGCCACTGCGAAAGCGACCAGGATCCGTGA
- the LOC133498201 gene encoding relaxin-3 receptor 1-like encodes MPTSDHKRMELFRNFLTGCGVDLSCNSSHLLPHNISSYTGGLELAGDGSPWLRIIISVLYFAVATAGVVGNLLVLFLLYSTRTITTGTINFFVFNLALAHLLFSLALPFWAMDIALDYSWPFGMVTCKAVSLLTGLNVFASCFFLTAMSLTRYCFVATALKPSASPCSRPCTSPVVTAIIWVAALVAATPRALFADSRSVGIGNDTACLLRFPDGTAWLGINQLLRVVFGFLLPYATIILSYLLLLRFLCRHKLKGSNSRRKADISRSVAVVVLSFCVCWFPYNILTLWTALIQLDIVDISPSFYGAQTYFFPLANCLAFTSSCFNPVIYCLVRKEYRAALRNIFFKLSFAIMSKMPYAVNTDEGSEQAGPLAIPLSNMPSHTSQSDSRPCAPLSTIPTVVSTL; translated from the coding sequence ATGCCCACCAGCGACCACAAGCGAATGGAGCTTTTCCGAAACTTCCTGACCGGCTGCGGCGTGGATCTATCGTGCAACTCCTCACATCTCCTCCCGCATAACATCAGCTCTTACACGGGAGGCCTGGAGCTGGCGGGGGACGGGTCGCCGTGGTTACGGATCATCATCTCCGTGTTATACTTCGCAGTGGCCACGGCCGGCGTGGTGGGCAACCTGCTGGTGTTGTTCCTGCTCTACTCCACACGCACCATCACCACTGGCACCATCaacttctttgtcttcaacctggCTCTGGCGCACCTCCTGTTCTCCTTAGCGTTGCCCTTCTGGGCGATGGACATTGCGCTAGACTACAGCTGGCCCTTCGGCATGGTCACGTGCAAAGCCGTGTCGCTGCTCACTGGCCTCAATGTGTTTGCCAGCTGCTTCTTCCTGACTGCCATGAGCTTGACACGCTACTGCTTTGTGGCCACCGCACTTAAGCCCAGTGCATCACCTTGCAGTCGGCCTTGCACCTCGCCAGTGGTCACGGCTATCATATGGGTGGCAGCCTTGGTAGCCGCAACGCCCCGGGCTCTGTTCGCCGACTCGCGCAGTGTGGGAATCGGCAATGACACAGCATGCCTGCTCCGGTTCCCGGACGGCACTGCCTGGCTGGGGATAAACCAGCTCCTGCGCGTGGTTTTTGGATTCCTGCTCCCGTACGCCACCATTATCCTGTCGTACCTGCTCCTGCTGCGCTTCCTCTGCCGCCACAAGCTGAAGGGCAGCAACTCCCGGCGGAAGGCTGACATCTCCAGGTCTGTGGCAGTGGTGGTGTTGTCCTTCTGTGTCTGCTGGTTCCCGTACAACATCCTCACACTCTGGACTGCCCTGATCCAACTGGACATAGTTGATATCAGTCCCTCCTTCTATGGGGCACAGACCTACTTCTTCCCCTTGGCCAACTGCCTGGCGTTCACCAGTAGCTGCTTCAACCCGGTCATCTACTGTCTGGTGCGCAAGGAGTACCGAGCGGCCCTACGCAACATCTTCTTCAAGTTAAGTTTTGCCATCATGTCCAAGATGCCTTATGCCGTCAACACTGACGAGGGTTCGGAGCAAGCGGGCCCGCTGGCAATCCCTTTGAGCAACATGCCCAGTCACACAAGCCAATCGGACTCAAGGCCATGCGCACCCTTGTCAACAATACCAACAGTAGTCTCCACTTTGTAG
- the LOC133498209 gene encoding ras/Rap GTPase-activating protein SynGAP-like isoform X1, whose amino-acid sequence MDASSKSWLPHQGQFGLGGQVEVCCAGPGVLTPNQSRRASFASVRQSSMETPPNTTPQSFRQPSFLNRRLKGSIKRAKSQPKLDRTSSFRQMILPRFRSADQERTRLMQSFKESHSHESLLSPSSAAEALDLVLDEDAVIKPVHSSILGQEYCFEVTTNSGTKCFACRSASERDKWIENLQRAVKPNKDNSRRVDNVLKLWIIEARDLPTKKRYYCELCLDDMLYARTTSKPRTDTVFWGEHFEFNNLPTIRSLRLHLYKETDKKRRKEKSTYLGLVSIPISSITGRQFVEQWYPVIQSSVLAKSGGVGSGKVINASLRVKSRYQTMNILPMELYKEFAEYITNNYPTLCAVLEPLLSVKSKEEVAFALVHILQSTGKTKEFLSDMAMCEVDRFMEREHMIFRENTLATKAVEEYLKLIGHRYLKEGIGDFIRALYESEENCEVDPMRVPPSVLADHQANLRMCCELLLCKIINSLCIFPRELKEVFASWRARCAERGREDLADSLISSSLFLRFMCPAIMSPSLFNLTQEYPAERTSRTLTLIAKVIQNLASFSKFGPKEEYMYFMNEFLEMEWGSMQQFLYEISNMDAGGNAGGFEGYIDLGRELSMLHSLLWEVMGQLSKDAILKLGPLPRLLNDISVALRNPQLHPTTNHHPERPKDRLFSRPTFNRLMSSDFQSLMMRDLNSSIDISRLPSPPTGVSAVESLSSNLNMRRQAERDLRSSREVFYVTRPPLARSSPAYCTSSSDITEPDPKVHSVNKSVSMMDLQDSRMNSISNLNSVGDMLTSSQASIAGLGHSFGNLGGPLRMGGHLPSGLAGSGLRLSQMGHIGGPTESISQQQQQAAAAMHYPLSFQNPLFHLAAQNSPAQPPPPPLLLAPEPENGHHDYAPAFGNNAFSRSEDLSALRSQNSLVQPSIVHSHSYSDDFSRQNQNNDFVWHQLSLQVQESLQQQHMMGVASQTATGTGTPASLATPPTTVHPVRQSSIAPQLLKSQRSVNTPATATPPKARPQSRNLLLESTDANFVQAKQRQTQPPPQQQPQPTQTQQQEAVTDSPAPGLPFQTGATKENQNPSSVAAPAEDSTDTPTKSGKKAQQLQPPQQHLLKPLGNKQGSQSNLNERTVAWVSNMPHLSADIESLRPDREGQLKEYSKSMDESRLERVREYEEEIHSLKERLKMSHRKLEEYEQRLVSQEQQTNKILQQYQCRLEDSERRLKQQQVEKDSQIKGIINRLMAVEDELRGGAIPDIKPRILTDQSISQGYGGLPGS is encoded by the exons ATGGACGCGTCGTCAAAGTCGTGGCTGCCGCATCAGGGTCAGTTTGGGTTGGGTGGTCAAGTGGAAGTGTGCTGCGCCGGACCCGGCGTTTTAACCCCAA ATCAATCACGCAGGGCAAGTTTTGCCTCTGTGCGACAGTCAAGCATGGAGACACCTCCCAACACCACCCCGCAGTCCTTCAGGCAGCCG AGTTTCCTTAATAGAAGGCTGAAGGGCTCCATCAAGAGGGCCAAAAGCCAGCCCAAGCTGGACCGGACCAGTAGCTTCCGACAAATGATCCTGCCTCGGTTTCGGAGCGCCGATCAAGAGAG GACGCGCTTGATGCAGAGTTTCAAAGAATCCCACTCCCACGAGTCACTACTTTCTCCCAGCAGCGCTGCCGAGGCTTTGGACTTGGTGCTGGATGAAGATGCCGTCATAAAACCGGTCCACTCCAGCATTTTAGGACAAGAGTATTGCTTTGAG GTGACCACAAATTCAGGGACAAAATGCTTTGCCTGCCGTTCCGCTTCAGAGAGAGACAAGTGGATTGAAAACCTGCAAAGAGCTGTCAAACCCAACAAG GACAACAGCAGGCGTGTGGACAACGTGCTAAAGTTGTGGATCATTGAAGCCCGGGACCTGCCGACGAAGAAACGCTACTACTGTGAGCTGTGTCTCGACGACATGCTGTATGCCCGCACCACCAGCAAACCTCGTACAGACACTGTCTTCTGGGGCGAGCATTTTGAGTTCAACAACCTGCCCACCATTCGTAGCCTTCGCTTGCACCTCTACAAGGAGACGGACAAAAAGAGACGCAAG GAGAAAAGCACATACCTCGGCCTTGTCAGCATCCCTATCTCCAGCATCACGGGCCGGCAGTTTGTGGAGCAATGGTACCCCGTCATCCAGTCCAGCGTTTTGGCCAAAAGCGGTGGCGTCGGGAGCGGCAAAGTCATCAACGCCTCACTTCGCGTCAAATCCCGCTACCAGACCATGAACATCCTCCCCATGGAGCTGTACAAGGAGTTCGCCGAGTACATCACCAACAACTACCCAACACTGTGCGCAGTTCTGGAGCCGCTGTTGAGCGTAAAGAGCAAAGAGGAAGTGGCGTTCGCCCTGGTGCATATCCTCCAAAGCACTGGAAAAACTAAG GAATTCCTGTCTGACATGGCGATGTGTGAAGTGGATCGATTCATGGAGCGTGAGCACATGATCTTCCGGGAGAACACACTCGCAACGAAGGCTGTGGAGGAGTACCTCAAGCTGATTGGTCACCGATACCTCAAGGAGGGAATCG GTGACTTTATCCGAGCCTTATATGAATCCGAGGAGAATTGTGAAGTGGACCCCATGCGAGTCCCGCCCTCGGTGCTGGCTGACCACCAAGCCAACCTTCGGATGTGCTGCGAGCTTTTACTTTGCAAGATCATCAACTCCCTCTG CATATTCCCCCGCGAGCTTAAGGAGGTCTTTGCCTCGTGGCGGGCCAGGTGCGCCGAGCGCGGCAGGGAGGACCTGGCTGATAGTCTCATCAGCTCCTCGCTGTTCCTCCGCTTCATGTGCCCGGCCATCATGTCGCCCTCGCTCTTCAATCTGACGCAGGAGTATCCGGCGGAGCGCACCTCGCGGACCCTCACGCTCATCGCCAAGGTCATACAGAACCTGGCCAGCTTCAGCAA GTTTGGGCCCAAGGAGGAATACATGTATTTCATGAACGAGTTCCTGGAGATGGAGTGGGGCTCCATGCAGCAGTTCCTCTATGAAATCTCCAACATGGACGCCGGAGGGAACGCCGGAGGCTTCGAGGGCTACATCGACCTTGGCAGGGAGCTGTCCATGTTGCACAGCCTGCTGTGGGAGGTCATGGGCCAACTCAGCAAG GACGCCATTCTCAAACTGGGCCCATTGCCTCGGCTGCTGAATGACATCAGCGTGGCCCTGCGGAACCCGCAGTTGCACCCCACCACCAATCACCACCCCGAACGGCCCAAGGACAGGCTCTTTTCTCGGCCCACATTTAATCGTCTGATGTCCTCCGACTTCCAGAGCCTGATGATGCGTGACTTAAACAG TTCCATAGACATCTCCCGCCTGCCTTCGCCTCCCACCGGCGTGTCGGCCGTCGAGTCCCTCTCCTCAAACCTAAACATGAGGCGTCAAGCCGAAAGAGACCTGCGCTCGTCCCGGGAGGTGTTCTATGTCACCCGGCCACCGCTGGCCCGCTCCAGCCCGGCTTACTGCACCAGTAGCTCGGACATCACAGAACCAGACCCCAAG GTTCACAGCGTGAATAAAAGCGTGTCCATGATGGACCTCCAAGATTCACGCATGAACAGCATCTCCAACCTGAACTCTGTAGGGGACATGCTCACCTCCTCCCAGGCCTCCATCGCTGGCCTGGGCCACAGTTTCGGAAACCTAGGCGGCCCCCTCCGCATGGGCGGCCACTTGCCCAGCGGCTTGGCGGGCTCCGGCTTGAGACTGAGTCAAATGGGCCACATCGGCGGCCCCACCGAGTCCATctcgcagcagcagcagcaggcagcGGCAGCCATGCACTACCCGCTGTCTTTCCAAAACCCTCTTTTCCATCTCGCGGCGCAGAACTCGCCGGCccagcctccgccgccgcccctCCTGCTCGCCCCGGAGCCAGAGAACGGCCATCACGACTACGCGCCGGCGTTCGGCAATAACGCGTTCTCCCGCAGCGAGGACCTATCGGCACTCCGGTCGCAGAACAGCTTGGTGCAGCCCAGCATCGTCCACTCGCACAGCTACAGCGACGATTTCAGCCGGCAAAATCAGAACAATGACTTTGTCTGGCACCAGCTTTCACTGCAAGTGCAG GAGTCCCTCCAGCAACAGCACATGATGGGCGTCGCTTCTCAGACGGCCACTGGAACCGGGACACCCGCCTCCTTGGCCACACCGCCTACAACCGTACACCCGGTGCGCCAGTCATCCATCGCCCCCCAGCTCCTCAAGTCCCAGCGCTCTGTCAACACCCCGGCCACGGCCACCCCGCCCAAGGCCCGACCCCAGAGTAGGAATCTCCTCCTGGAGTCTACCGACGCAAACTTTGTTCAGGCCAAACAGCGGCAAACTCAGCCGCCGCCACAACAACAACCGCAGCCAACGCAAACGCAGCAGCAGGAAGCTGTAACGGACAGCCCGGctccagggctaccattccagACGGGCGCCACCAAGGAGAACCAAAACCCATCCTCCGTCGCTGCCCCCGCTGAAGACTCGACAGACACTCCAACCAAAAGCGGCAAAAAAGCGCAACAGTTGCAGCCCCCCCAGCAACATCTGCTCAAGCCGCTCGGCAACAAGCAG GGTTCTCAGTCTAACTTGAATGAGCGCACCGTGGCCTGGGTCTCCAACATGCCACATCTCTCCGCTGACATCGAGAGTCTGCGGCCTGACCGGGAGGGCCAGTTGAAAGAGTACTCCAAGAGCATGGACGAATCCCGTCTGGAGAGG GTGAGGGAGTACGAGGAGGAGATCCACTCACTAAAGGAGCGCCTGAAGATGTCTCATCGCAAGCTGGAGGAGTACGAGCAGAGGCTGGTGTCACAGGAGCAGCAGACCAACAAGATCCTCCAGCAGTACCAGTGCCGCCTGGAGGACAGCGAGCGGCGTCTGAAGCAGCAACAAGTCGAGAAAGACTCACAAATCAAAGGCATCATCAACAG ACTCATGGCTGTGGAAGATGAGCTGAGAGGGGGCGCCATTCCTGATATTAAGCCTCGAATCCTCACAGACCAG TCTATCAGCCAGGGGTATGGGGGCCTCCCGGGATCCTGA